The following DNA comes from Pseudomonas sp. Tri1.
TGTCTGATCATGTCGGCGTGCTGATCCGGCTGTTGCCCGATGGCACCTTGGATACCTCGTTCAACAATCGCGGTTTTGTGATGGTCCGGCGCTTGTTGAAAAATACCTGGCTGGGCTGCCTGATACTCCAGGCCGACGGCAGCATCGTGGTGGGCGGTGCCATCGACCTGCCCCAACATGGCTTAATGGCCCGCTATGACCCCAGCGGCAAACTCGATGACAGCTTCGGCGAGAACGGATTCCTGTCCATCATGATGCAAGGGCACAGCGTCATGGTCAGCCAGATCGTCGAGCACGAAAACGGTGATTTGCAGGCATTGGGCAGCAGCCGCGACCCGATGCATTGCCTGTCCTTCAAGGTACGCCAGGACGGCACGCCAGACCGGCATTGCAACCAGGGCCAGTGTCGGCTCCTGGAGGTCGGCCGCAACGCCAGCCAATGGACCGCCGCCCAGATTCTGCCGGATGGAAAGCTGGTGACCGCTGGCGCCACCATCGGCGGTATCGAGGCTGATTTCATTGTTGCCCGGCATCTGCCGGATACCAGCCTCGATCCCGATTTTGGCCAAGGCGAAGGCTGGGTTCGCACGCGACTGGGCTATAGCCTGGACACCGCTACCTCCATCGCCGTGCAAGCTGACGGGAAAATCCTGGTGGGGGGCTACTCGTTGCATGGCCGTTATCGAGCGGTGGTGACACGGTATTGGGCCTGAGCCGGATTCCTCCAGGCTAACAGTATTCGTTCCTACGCTTGATCTTCCGCATTTCTTACGGCAAGTTGCGCGCTTCTAATTAAAAGGAGCAGCCGATGTCCGGTCCAATGGCTCAAGCGTTCGCGCATAACTTTCTTGGGCACTCACCGCGCTGGTACAAGGCGTGCATCATCACCTTCCTTATTCTCAATGCCGTGGTGCTGTGGACCCTGGGCCCGGTCGTTGCCGGTTGGATGCTGGTCGTGGAGTTCATCTTCACCCTCGCCATGGCCCTTAAATGCTACCCGCTGATGCCCGGTGGGCTGCTGCTGGTTGAGGCCCTCGTACTGGGCATGACCACACCCAAGGCGCTGTACGACGAGCTGCTGCACAACTTTCCGGTGATCCTGTTGCTGATGTTCATGGTGGCCGGGATTTACTTCATGAAGGACCTGCTGCTGTTCCTGTTCTCGCGCCTGCTTCTGGGGGTTCGCTCCAAAGCGGTGCTGTCCTTGATGTTCTGCTTTCTCTCGGCGTTCCTGTCGGCGTTCCTGGATGCCTTGACCGTCACAGCGGTCATCATCAGCGCCGCGGTGGGCTTCTATGCGGTGTATCACCGTGTGGCTTCAGGCAATGATCCGCGCCAGGACAGCAGCGTCGATGAGGACCACGACCTGCCGTCGCGCCATCATGAAGACCTCAATCAGTTTCGGGCATTTCTGCGCAGCCTGCTGATGCATGGCGCCGTAGGCACCGCGCTGGGTGGTGTGTGCACCCTGGTAGGCGAACCACAGAACCTGCTGATCGGCCATGAAATGGGGTGGCATTTCGCGGACTTTTTCGTAAAAGTCGCGCCTGTGTCGTTGCCCGTGCTGGCGGCAGGGCTGTTGACCTGCGTGGCGCTGGAAAAGCTGCGCTGGTTCGGCTACGGCACGCTGTTGCCGGAAAACGTACGCACCGTACTGGCCGACTACGCCGAGCAGGACAATCGCGAACGCACTGCGCGTCAGCGGGCGGCATTGATCGTCCAAGGTATCGCCGCCCTGATTCTGATCGTGGGCCTGGCGCTGCACATTGCCGAAGTCGGCCT
Coding sequences within:
- the nhaB gene encoding sodium/proton antiporter NhaB, with amino-acid sequence MSGPMAQAFAHNFLGHSPRWYKACIITFLILNAVVLWTLGPVVAGWMLVVEFIFTLAMALKCYPLMPGGLLLVEALVLGMTTPKALYDELLHNFPVILLLMFMVAGIYFMKDLLLFLFSRLLLGVRSKAVLSLMFCFLSAFLSAFLDALTVTAVIISAAVGFYAVYHRVASGNDPRQDSSVDEDHDLPSRHHEDLNQFRAFLRSLLMHGAVGTALGGVCTLVGEPQNLLIGHEMGWHFADFFVKVAPVSLPVLAAGLLTCVALEKLRWFGYGTLLPENVRTVLADYAEQDNRERTARQRAALIVQGIAALILIVGLALHIAEVGLIGLMVIVLITAFTGITDEHRLGNAFKDAMPFTALLVVFFAVVAVIHDQQLFTPLIQWVLALPADQQPGMLFIANGLLSAISDNVFVATIYITEVKQAFVSGHMSREQFETLAVAINTGTNLPSVATPNGQAAFLFLLTSAIAPLIRLSYGRMVWMAAPYTVVMGGLGWYAVTYWL
- a CDS encoding delta-60 repeat domain-containing protein, which gives rise to MLDHPVFALPTAAAHAGELDPGFATTGKAWVHFADGASSLTTGLTIDHTGRILVAARIDTPHGSRFGLARLNHDGSSDPGFGTGGCVIGSFEQNFEATAGKVIELPDGHILLSGLHYEGPDRTFPALALFDQHGRAVQSFGNAGRQVIRLCGNLSQGLRDPWLPPGVPGLEACDMRVQADGRILLLANHHYQLSDHVGVLIRLLPDGTLDTSFNNRGFVMVRRLLKNTWLGCLILQADGSIVVGGAIDLPQHGLMARYDPSGKLDDSFGENGFLSIMMQGHSVMVSQIVEHENGDLQALGSSRDPMHCLSFKVRQDGTPDRHCNQGQCRLLEVGRNASQWTAAQILPDGKLVTAGATIGGIEADFIVARHLPDTSLDPDFGQGEGWVRTRLGYSLDTATSIAVQADGKILVGGYSLHGRYRAVVTRYWA